Below is a genomic region from Prolixibacteraceae bacterium.
AAAAAGAGATTCGACTGTTTTATTTAACATCATATCCTCTGGCGCCCCTTCAACACAAAGTTCTTTGGTTACAAGCCATAGCTTATCAACTTCGTGAGAAGCAATATTAAAATCATGAGTTGAAAAGATGATAATCTTACCCATAGTTCTTGCTAAATGCTTTAGAAGATAGATTATCTCATATTTATTTGGAAGATCTAAGAAAGCTGTTGGCTCATCTAAAATAACGATCTCAGTATCTTGGGCCAAAGCCCTAGCAATCATTACTCGTTGTTTTTCACCATCACTAAGTGTAGAGACCTCTCTTTCTCGAAACTGAAGTACTCCGACCTTATTCATAGCATCTTTAACCATACGAGTATCCTCTGCTTTTAATCGACCGAGCCAACCTGTATATGGAAAACGTCCGAGAGAGACAATATCATATACGGTCATATTAGGCACAAAAACCTGCTCTGTAGAAACATAGCTTATCTTTCTTGACCAAGATTGCTTAGAGTAGTTCTTAATATTCTTATTGTCATATAAAATATCTCCATCCAACAAAGGCTGTATACCAATGATCGAACGTAACAAGGTACTTTTTCCAATACCATTTCCGCCAAGGAGTGCAATAATATCACCATTGCTAGCCTGAAGATTGATATTATTTTTGACCGTATTGACTTTTCCATTATCAATATAACCAATAGAAGCGTTTTTTATCTTTAACTTCATTTTACCTCTATTTCATATTAGTTTATTACCCTTTTGTTTAATATTACCCATACAACAATCGGAATTCCTAAGAGTGACATTACTGAATTAATTGGCAACACTAATGAGTAGCCTGGTACTTGAGAAATAATATCACCTAAGACTAGGAATATGGCCCCAAGAATCATGGATGCAGGAATTAGGAATTTATGGCTTGCAGAAGAAAGAATCATCCTTGAAATATGAGGTATCGCCACTCCGATAAATCCTATTGGACCACAAAATGCTGTAACGGTTCCAGCAATCATTGTAGTAGAGAGAAATATCAGCGCTCGTGTCCATTTAAGGTGTACTCCTAAACTCAGAGCATATCGTTCCCCTAGCATAAAAGCATCTAAGCGCTTACTCATGACAAAGGAGATCGCAACCCCCAATAGTGACACCATACTCATAACAATTAATTGTGAACTTGTAGCTGCACCGATACTACCCATTGTCCATACTACAAATGATTTTAATGCAGCCTTACTACCAAAATATTGTAGCAAATTCACAATAGAGGTAGCGACCCCTGAGAATAGTATCCCTAGAACTAACACAGTCATTACTCCTCGTACTCTAGAAGAAACATAGAGAACAAATGCTAAAACGATACCAGCTCCTATCCATGCTGCAGCTGCAATAGACCAACTTCCGATTCCACTTCCAACAAAATGATACCATGAGCTTCCCACACCCAACACTAGAATAGCTACACCGAGGCTTGCACCAGAGCTAACACCTAGTATGTAAGGGCCTGCTAAAGGATTACGAAAAATAGTCTGCATTTGTAATCCTGCAACAGAAAGTGTGGCTCCAACAATACATGCAGTCCATAGGCGAGGTATACGAATATCCCAAACAATGGTACTATTCATTTCATTCGCTGTGGAGCGTAGTAATATGATATCCCATAACTCCATCCATGAGATTTTGGCATTTCCAATATAAAGGTCAACCAATAGGAGTCCTACTAATAATATTGCAGATAAAATAAAGAAGACTATATATATACGATTTGATCTCAAGACACTTATTTTAATTTCTTATAATAATAGAATTCATGATTAGGCAATAGGGTCGGATGAAATATTGCAATCAGATCATTTAGTACTTTATCTGGATTCATTACCCCACTTTCCCAATAATCATTTCCACCAGAAGCTCCTGTACGAAGATTATTATTGAAAATATGATCTTCTTTGAGAGGACGGAATGATTTAAATCGAGGGTCAGTATCAAGAATTTGCTGTATACTACTCATCATACCACAGTCAATCCAGAATTGTGCTTTTTGGGATCTTACATAAACCTCTTCAAACGATACTGGAGAAGCTTTGTTTTCATCTCGATCACTCCAAATATAATCTCCACCAGCATCACGTATAAATTGGGCTAGAGTTGTTTTATCCCCTGCAACCCACCATGCATCTTTATATGGAAATCCTGTCATCACTTCAGGTAAGGTTTGACTACTCTCTTTGACTAAATTAACACCCTTAATGTATTCTTTACATTTTTCTTCAAAAATAGTATTGGATAATTTAGACTTATCAAGAAGTAAACCGAAAACCTTTATCCACTCTAACTTACCTAAAGGGTGTAATTCATTATATTCCCCGATAACTACGACTGGAATATTAAATTTCTTAAAACGATCATACAGCTCCATCACCTCACTACCAACACCATATGCAAAGATAACATCTGGCTTTAACGAAATAATAAGTTCTTCATTTAATGAATTATCATAACCAATCTCTTGAATCTCTCCTCTTTGAATCCTAGCTGCCGTAGTGGAATCATTTACATATTGTGTCCCTGATATCCCAACAATCTTCTCTTCTTCACCTAATGCTTTAAGAAATGCCAAGTGGGTTGTCGAAAAAGAAATAATTCGATTAATTTTTGTTGGCAAACGAAAAGCACTTGCACTTTTCATCGTAGAATCACTATTATCAAGAATCGTATATTTAAGATTAAACCCCTCTGCATCTTGCCAAGGAGAAGTCACGACTAAAGTGCTACTATCTATAGTAAATCCTTTCGCATATTTATTTGCGCCGCTTTCGAAACTTATTTTATCTGTATTATTCTTTCTCTCATTACACCCAACAAGAACAATTATAAATGAAAGAATTAAAAGAATTCGATTCATGGTTTTCTTTTTTACATTAAATAGACAAACCAAATGTAATAGCTTTCATCGAAACAATCATTATTGATTAGATCTAAATTTACCTTTGAACTGCTTTGCATTGTGATAAAACGTATAGAAATAAACACCAACATCTAAATTATCAATATCAACATCAGCTCCATCCACAAGAACATCAACACTTTGTGTGGAGACCAATTGACCATTAATATCATAAACAGTTAACACAATATCTTTCATTGGCTCCCCTGTATAAAGAAAATACTTATTAGCACCTAGATTGGGTTTTGCATACAACAACACCTTATCTTGACCAATCTTATTTCCTGCGATTGTAGTAGGAACATCTTTTTCGATTACTTCTCCAATAAAAAAAGAAGCAGACTGATTTATTGGATATGAATTCATTGGATTCATTTCTTCATCAATTATAAAATAGGCAGTATTAGAAACATCTTTCTCATTAAGACTATGATATGGGATGAAATCATCCGTCCAAGGTCCATCATTTAAACTAAGTACAATGTAGTGATCCTTTCCAACTTGTAATGGCTCTGGTAAAGATAAAAAAACCTTATTCTGACGTTTAAATATATTTGTTGAAGTACTATAACTCTGGATCAGAGATGAAAGGCCTCCATCATTGGGATGAGCACCGTAAACAGCAATAGTTAATGTCTTATCCATGTAGCTAGTCCATAACTCTCCATGATACATAGCAATTGACACTTGTGTTAGAGATCCCCCTCTATCTCTTTGAAATCGTTCGGCGACAGCATCAAATATGATATCATCAGGAATTAACCCTGAAAAACTAGCATCTGAAGTTACATTTGTTTGAGTCTCATATTTAGTGGGCATCCCATCCTGCGGATCATAACCAGCCATAGATAAGACACCATAGTTATTTGACAACCAATATTTAATTTGCATAGATTGCTGATGGTGGTAATCCCAAATATAACTTAAGCTTGAATAAAAATCATTTCTTGGATTAATACAACTTGCAATACCTCCGATTAATGATCCAACAACTTTGCCATTATCAAACAATGCAGAACCTGAAGATCCACCCTCTGTTACCCCCTGGTCCCATCTCTTTATCCACAAAGAACTATTGGGAACAAGCTCTTCACCATAGCTTGCAAGTTCAGGGATAGCATTACTTACAGAATATTTCTTCACATCGCCTTCAGGATGATGAATACCATAAACCTCCTCAGTTACTTCACCACTAACATCCCATCCAGCATAGTATGGATTATATTCTAGGGCAGGTGATTCATTCATTTCTACTAAGGTAAAATCTAGGTCAACAGCAGTTGCTCTTAACACAGACCCATTCACTATTTGACTCTGATTGCCCTCTAGTCCGTCACATGGAAAAGACTCATAATTGAAATGAAAGTGAGTAGTTGCAGCTTCCTCCTCAGAACCTATACAATGGTTTGCAGTTAACACATAAGGCGGTTTATCAGCCCTATTACTATTCATCAGTGTTCCTGTACAAAGATATCTGCCGCTAATAATTAATCGACACACACTTCTTTTTAACATTAGGTATTCGGTATTTGTTGAACAGTTAATATCTAATTCACAGGAACCAGAGTCGCCAAAACCTTTTCTCTGCCTTTGATTACGCGTCCGTTGTCCAAAAAGTCTAAAACCATGATTAAAGCATGAAACCTGAAGATTGGCTTGAGTCTTGACATCTTGAGGTATATTTAACTCTATAAATAATGTATCTCCATCATAAATATTCGTCTGATATCCCCCCAAAACATTCTCCATTCCTGATTGTATCGGAAGATATTGCTTTGTTTGCGAACCATAAACGTATAGTTTCATCCCTGAGGGAATGAACATCTTACTGAAATTCATACTCAAAAAGTAGGCATCTTTTGACAAAACTCTCAAAAGATAAGCCGTGGATTTATC
It encodes:
- a CDS encoding ABC transporter ATP-binding protein encodes the protein MKLKIKNASIGYIDNGKVNTVKNNINLQASNGDIIALLGGNGIGKSTLLRSIIGIQPLLDGDILYDNKNIKNYSKQSWSRKISYVSTEQVFVPNMTVYDIVSLGRFPYTGWLGRLKAEDTRMVKDAMNKVGVLQFREREVSTLSDGEKQRVMIARALAQDTEIVILDEPTAFLDLPNKYEIIYLLKHLARTMGKIIIFSTHDFNIASHEVDKLWLVTKELCVEGAPEDMMLNKTVESLFQSDKIEFDLKKGDFVSIHTPKLWVNLPQWLSNTSFMVIEKALSRIHVAITSEATLLSIDYDNGKWLLTDQDRDIVASYESIYLLCRALNEYLNLMQ
- a CDS encoding iron ABC transporter permease, which gives rise to MRSNRIYIVFFILSAILLVGLLLVDLYIGNAKISWMELWDIILLRSTANEMNSTIVWDIRIPRLWTACIVGATLSVAGLQMQTIFRNPLAGPYILGVSSGASLGVAILVLGVGSSWYHFVGSGIGSWSIAAAAWIGAGIVLAFVLYVSSRVRGVMTVLVLGILFSGVATSIVNLLQYFGSKAALKSFVVWTMGSIGAATSSQLIVMSMVSLLGVAISFVMSKRLDAFMLGERYALSLGVHLKWTRALIFLSTTMIAGTVTAFCGPIGFIGVAIPHISRMILSSASHKFLIPASMILGAIFLVLGDIISQVPGYSLVLPINSVMSLLGIPIVVWVILNKRVIN
- a CDS encoding trypsin-like peptidase domain-containing protein; translation: MRNLYVILSTLLFVGVLTSSIQVKAQQIPYSKWKKIFSVNSVPSINTYVLPSQDNSALKQKYPQTRNKRLQVASPIFVEWDFIQKASRLEFDDKSTAYLLRVLSKDAYFLSMNFSKMFIPSGMKLYVYGSQTKQYLPIQSGMENVLGGYQTNIYDGDTLFIELNIPQDVKTQANLQVSCFNHGFRLFGQRTRNQRQRKGFGDSGSCELDINCSTNTEYLMLKRSVCRLIISGRYLCTGTLMNSNRADKPPYVLTANHCIGSEEEAATTHFHFNYESFPCDGLEGNQSQIVNGSVLRATAVDLDFTLVEMNESPALEYNPYYAGWDVSGEVTEEVYGIHHPEGDVKKYSVSNAIPELASYGEELVPNSSLWIKRWDQGVTEGGSSGSALFDNGKVVGSLIGGIASCINPRNDFYSSLSYIWDYHHQQSMQIKYWLSNNYGVLSMAGYDPQDGMPTKYETQTNVTSDASFSGLIPDDIIFDAVAERFQRDRGGSLTQVSIAMYHGELWTSYMDKTLTIAVYGAHPNDGGLSSLIQSYSTSTNIFKRQNKVFLSLPEPLQVGKDHYIVLSLNDGPWTDDFIPYHSLNEKDVSNTAYFIIDEEMNPMNSYPINQSASFFIGEVIEKDVPTTIAGNKIGQDKVLLYAKPNLGANKYFLYTGEPMKDIVLTVYDINGQLVSTQSVDVLVDGADVDIDNLDVGVYFYTFYHNAKQFKGKFRSNQ
- a CDS encoding ABC transporter substrate-binding protein: MNRILLILSFIIVLVGCNERKNNTDKISFESGANKYAKGFTIDSSTLVVTSPWQDAEGFNLKYTILDNSDSTMKSASAFRLPTKINRIISFSTTHLAFLKALGEEEKIVGISGTQYVNDSTTAARIQRGEIQEIGYDNSLNEELIISLKPDVIFAYGVGSEVMELYDRFKKFNIPVVVIGEYNELHPLGKLEWIKVFGLLLDKSKLSNTIFEEKCKEYIKGVNLVKESSQTLPEVMTGFPYKDAWWVAGDKTTLAQFIRDAGGDYIWSDRDENKASPVSFEEVYVRSQKAQFWIDCGMMSSIQQILDTDPRFKSFRPLKEDHIFNNNLRTGASGGNDYWESGVMNPDKVLNDLIAIFHPTLLPNHEFYYYKKLK